One stretch of Croceibacterium atlanticum DNA includes these proteins:
- a CDS encoding glycine zipper 2TM domain-containing protein yields the protein MRIFMLLAAATAMAIPAVPAEAGSRDRHDRGLHRGHHAKYDHRGRYVEPRRVKRGDRVWRGNDGRYYCKRDNGTTGLIIGAAGGALLGREIDGGRDKTLGTILGAAAGGLLGREIDRGEARCR from the coding sequence ATGCGTATCTTCATGCTCCTCGCCGCCGCAACTGCAATGGCGATCCCCGCTGTGCCGGCAGAGGCCGGCTCGCGCGATCGCCATGATCGCGGCCTGCATCGCGGGCATCATGCAAAATATGACCATCGCGGCCGCTATGTGGAACCGCGCCGCGTCAAGCGCGGCGATCGCGTATGGCGCGGGAATGATGGCCGTTATTATTGCAAGCGGGACAATGGCACGACCGGGTTGATCATCGGCGCCGCAGGCGGTGCCCTGCTCGGCCGCGAGATCGATGGCGGGCGCGACAAGACGCTGGGTACGATCCTTGGCGCCGCCGCCGGTGGCCTGCTGGGGCGGGAAATCGATCGCGGCGAAGCGCGCTGCCGCTGA
- a CDS encoding FMN-dependent NADH-azoreductase, with translation MQILRIDSATTGDSSVSRVLTQAALDHFRSKHPEARIVDRDYGKAPLPHLDDARTGAIRLPQDQHTDAMKAVFPEERAVLDEFLASDIVVIGAPMYNFTVPSQINAWMDRLGVPGVTFKYSEAGPEGLAGGRKVIVLSTRGGEYQQDGAFEHQETLMRDFFAFIGITDPVFIRAEKIGFGPEAREEAINSAKAEIASL, from the coding sequence ATGCAGATTCTCCGTATCGACAGCGCCACGACGGGCGACAGTTCCGTCAGCCGCGTTCTCACCCAGGCCGCGCTGGATCATTTCCGGTCCAAACATCCCGAAGCCCGGATAGTCGATCGCGATTACGGCAAGGCCCCCCTGCCCCATCTCGACGATGCCCGCACCGGGGCGATCCGTCTCCCGCAGGACCAGCACACTGACGCCATGAAGGCTGTTTTTCCTGAAGAGCGCGCCGTGCTGGATGAATTCCTGGCTTCCGACATCGTGGTGATCGGCGCGCCGATGTATAATTTCACCGTGCCGAGCCAGATCAACGCATGGATGGACCGCCTGGGCGTGCCCGGCGTCACCTTCAAATATTCCGAAGCCGGCCCCGAAGGTCTGGCTGGTGGCCGGAAGGTAATCGTCCTCTCCACCCGTGGCGGTGAATATCAGCAGGATGGCGCCTTCGAACATCAGGAAACTCTGATGCGCGATTTCTTCGCCTTCATCGGGATTACCGATCCGGTCTTCATCCGCGCCGAAAAGATCGGCTTCGGCCCGGAAGCGCGGGAAGAAGCGATCAATTCCGCAAAAGCCGAAATCGCCAGCCTCTGA
- a CDS encoding winged helix-turn-helix transcriptional regulator gives MDTATTIVQEGTSLSDSHMDVTIQTHPARCCQAVNQILARVGDKWSMQVVMSLSEGSLRFNELRREIDGISQRMLTRTLRGLERDGLVSRAVTPSVPPRVDYALTELGRSLRQPVLALGDWAVANREAVDAARQAFDREAGEI, from the coding sequence ATGGATACTGCCACCACGATCGTGCAAGAAGGCACTTCGCTGTCCGATAGTCACATGGATGTGACCATTCAGACCCATCCCGCGCGCTGTTGCCAGGCGGTGAACCAGATCCTCGCGCGCGTGGGCGATAAATGGTCGATGCAGGTGGTGATGAGCCTGTCCGAAGGATCGCTGCGCTTCAATGAATTGCGGCGCGAAATCGATGGTATTTCGCAAAGAATGCTGACGCGCACATTGCGCGGACTGGAACGGGATGGGCTGGTGAGCCGTGCCGTGACGCCCAGCGTGCCGCCGCGCGTGGATTATGCGCTTACCGAACTGGGCCGATCACTGCGTCAGCCCGTGCTTGCCCTGGGAGACTGGGCCGTTGCCAATCGCGAAGCGGTGGATGCCGCAAGGCAGGCTTTCGACCGGGAAGCGGGGGAAATCTAG
- the rlmN gene encoding 23S rRNA (adenine(2503)-C(2))-methyltransferase RlmN, whose product MADTALMSIPGQVDPVPVARDITPRPDGRVDLLGLSRKRITELFAEAGLETRQAKLRAKQVFHWIYHRGVTDFADMTDIAKTMRPWLTERFVIARPEVVEAQHSSDGTRKWLLRTPDGHDFEMVFIPDADRGTLCVSSQVGCTLNCRFCHTGTMRLVRNLTPGEIVGQVMLARDALGEWPKGRMDVPDEEDVAEYRADGRLLTNIVMMGMGEPLYNFDNVRDALKLVMDGEGLALSKRRITLSTSGVVPMMERCGEEIGVNLAVSLHAVTKEVRDEIVPLNRKFGIEELLEACAAYPGASNARRITFEYVMLKDKNDSDEDAHELVRLLKQFKLPAKVNLIPFNPWPGAPYDCSTPERIRRFSDIIFEGGISAPVRTPRGRDIDAACGQLRTAAEKKSRAERDREAAQAVAEADQEVG is encoded by the coding sequence ATGGCCGATACCGCACTCATGAGCATTCCCGGACAGGTTGATCCGGTTCCCGTCGCGCGTGACATCACGCCGCGCCCCGATGGCCGGGTGGACTTGCTGGGCCTTTCCAGGAAGCGGATAACGGAACTGTTCGCCGAAGCAGGCTTGGAAACCAGGCAGGCGAAGCTGCGCGCGAAGCAGGTGTTCCACTGGATATATCATCGCGGCGTGACCGATTTCGCCGACATGACCGACATCGCCAAGACGATGCGCCCCTGGCTGACGGAACGCTTCGTGATTGCCCGGCCGGAAGTGGTGGAAGCCCAGCACAGCAGCGATGGTACGCGCAAATGGCTGCTGCGCACGCCGGACGGCCACGATTTCGAAATGGTCTTCATCCCCGACGCGGATCGCGGCACGCTGTGCGTATCCAGCCAGGTCGGCTGCACGCTGAACTGCCGTTTCTGCCATACGGGAACCATGCGGCTGGTGCGCAATCTGACACCGGGCGAGATCGTGGGACAGGTGATGCTGGCCCGCGATGCGCTGGGCGAATGGCCCAAGGGCCGGATGGATGTTCCCGACGAGGAGGATGTTGCCGAATACAGGGCCGATGGCCGCCTGCTGACCAATATCGTGATGATGGGCATGGGCGAACCGCTGTATAATTTCGACAATGTCCGCGACGCATTGAAACTGGTGATGGATGGCGAAGGGCTGGCCCTGTCGAAGCGCCGGATCACACTGTCCACCAGTGGCGTGGTGCCGATGATGGAACGCTGCGGGGAAGAGATTGGCGTCAATCTCGCGGTTTCACTACATGCCGTGACCAAGGAAGTGCGCGACGAGATCGTGCCGCTCAACAGGAAGTTCGGCATCGAGGAATTGCTGGAAGCCTGCGCCGCCTATCCCGGCGCGTCCAATGCCCGGCGCATCACGTTCGAATATGTGATGCTGAAGGACAAGAATGACAGCGATGAGGATGCGCATGAACTCGTGCGCCTGCTCAAGCAGTTCAAACTGCCTGCCAAGGTCAATCTGATCCCGTTCAACCCCTGGCCGGGCGCACCCTATGACTGCTCCACGCCGGAACGGATCAGGCGCTTTTCGGACATCATCTTTGAAGGCGGGATCAGCGCCCCGGTCCGCACCCCCCGCGGCCGGGATATTGACGCCGCCTGCGGCCAGCTGCGCACCGCCGCGGAAAAGAAAAGCCGGGCAGAGCGCGATCGCGAAGCCGCTCAGGCGGTGGCGGAGGCAGATCAGGAAGTAGGCTGA
- a CDS encoding outer membrane protein — translation MKKGLALIAAGSMAAIATPAFAQDSDFSGPWIAGIAGYDINKAGSSQDDDLNPDADESVEGLTYGAAIGYDVDMGNVVLGAEAELTDSTADSDYDNNFSTFGLGTVDAGRDIYVGARAGYKVTPSTLLYAKGGYTNARFNFVGSDGTTDYNERLDTDGFRVGAGLEQKFSSNAFGRLEYRYSNYSEGEIDFEAEDIPDSDRFDIDTDRHQIVASVGLRF, via the coding sequence ATGAAAAAGGGTCTCGCACTCATCGCCGCCGGTTCGATGGCAGCAATCGCCACGCCGGCTTTCGCCCAGGATTCGGATTTCTCCGGCCCCTGGATTGCAGGCATTGCCGGTTATGACATCAACAAGGCCGGCAGTTCCCAGGACGATGATCTCAACCCCGATGCCGATGAAAGCGTCGAAGGGCTGACCTATGGTGCGGCGATCGGTTACGACGTCGACATGGGCAATGTCGTTCTGGGTGCCGAAGCGGAACTGACCGATTCCACCGCCGATTCCGACTATGACAACAACTTCTCCACTTTCGGTCTCGGAACCGTGGATGCGGGCCGCGATATCTATGTGGGTGCGCGCGCCGGCTACAAGGTAACGCCCAGCACGCTGCTATATGCCAAGGGTGGTTACACCAATGCCCGTTTCAACTTCGTCGGCTCTGACGGGACGACGGATTATAACGAGCGTCTGGATACGGACGGTTTCCGCGTGGGCGCGGGTCTTGAACAGAAGTTCTCCAGCAACGCCTTCGGCCGTCTCGAATATCGCTACTCCAACTATAGCGAGGGCGAGATCGATTTCGAAGCCGAGGACATTCCCGACAGCGACCGTTTCGATATCGACACGGACCGCCATCAGATCGTGGCGAGTGTCGGCCTGCGTTTCTGA
- a CDS encoding invasion associated locus B family protein: MKRFGLALILFASSASLSAKDSLGIFDDWGAFRDAGVPRCYAISAAEGEARDQPAYAAIGIWPGRQIRGQVHIRLSRSIPSGGGATLRIGNRRFRLGGGGPDAWAEDTAMDAAIITAMRAENRMWVTARDRSGRRFTDSYSLAGAATAMDAAQVGCARSR; this comes from the coding sequence ATGAAGCGCTTTGGCCTTGCCCTGATCCTGTTTGCATCCAGTGCTTCGCTTTCGGCGAAGGACAGTCTTGGCATATTCGATGACTGGGGGGCGTTCCGGGATGCGGGCGTACCGCGATGTTATGCGATCAGCGCGGCGGAAGGCGAAGCGCGCGATCAGCCGGCTTATGCCGCCATCGGCATCTGGCCGGGCCGCCAGATCAGGGGGCAGGTCCATATCCGGCTTTCACGGTCCATCCCTTCGGGCGGCGGCGCCACGCTGCGCATCGGCAATCGGCGTTTCCGGCTCGGCGGCGGCGGACCGGATGCCTGGGCGGAAGATACGGCGATGGACGCCGCGATCATCACGGCCATGCGCGCCGAAAACCGCATGTGGGTGACGGCAAGGGATCGTTCGGGCCGGCGCTTTACCGATTCCTACAGCCTGGCCGGGGCGGCTACTGCCATGGATGCGGCGCAAGTGGGATGCGCCCGGTCCCGCTGA
- a CDS encoding YqiJ family protein, whose product MSLLADHNLPFAVALMLMVMLAILQAAGLGDLFGESDVGVDPDMDADGDAGVSGGLLSILGIGRVPFLIWLAVALLVFAAIGVSIQGVAHNLAYGPLDRWLAAVLAGAAALPVTGALVRPLARILPADETSAVDLNSLVGRRGIILNGRAAAGYPARARIHDRHGHPHHVMVEPHEPAAELREGEQVLVVRRDKEIFYCVALEDRRLEPER is encoded by the coding sequence ATGAGTCTTCTGGCAGACCATAATCTGCCCTTCGCCGTCGCACTGATGCTGATGGTGATGCTTGCCATTCTGCAGGCTGCCGGCCTTGGAGACCTGTTTGGCGAATCCGATGTCGGCGTCGATCCGGACATGGATGCCGATGGGGATGCGGGCGTTTCGGGCGGATTGCTCAGCATCCTTGGCATAGGGCGTGTTCCTTTCCTCATCTGGTTGGCGGTCGCCCTGCTGGTCTTTGCAGCGATCGGCGTAAGCATTCAGGGGGTGGCCCATAATCTGGCCTACGGGCCGCTCGATCGCTGGCTGGCGGCCGTGCTGGCGGGCGCGGCGGCGCTGCCTGTCACTGGCGCACTGGTGCGACCGCTGGCGCGGATCCTGCCGGCGGACGAGACGAGCGCTGTCGATCTGAACAGCCTTGTCGGCCGGCGTGGCATCATCCTCAACGGAAGGGCTGCCGCCGGATATCCGGCGCGGGCACGGATCCACGACCGGCATGGGCATCCCCACCACGTGATGGTCGAACCGCATGAACCCGCTGCAGAGCTGCGGGAAGGGGAGCAGGTGCTCGTGGTCAGGCGCGATAAGGAAATATTCTATTGCGTGGCCTTGGAGGATCGCCGGCTGGAGCCCGAACGGTAA
- a CDS encoding flotillin family protein, with protein MMIAKLYRRASKEVAFVRTGVGGEKVVMNGGAMVLPVFHETMPVNMNTVVLPVVRRDAEALITLDRLRIDVKAEFYVRVRPDAGAIAMAAQTLGQRTMHPEALKDLVEGKFVDALRSVAAGMSMNELHEQRAEFVQKVQQVSSSDLAMNGLELESVSLTGLDQTSIEHFNANNAFDAEGLTKLTEQIEARKKLRNDIEMDTRVQIETKNLEADKRSFEIGRDNEFARLEQEREVETRRASQMAEIAREQAARNREAEAARIEAKREIDSQQIEADRSVEESRIAQQQAVEIARQEQQIAVQNKSREESQAKSEADAARAKAVAAEESVATSRDTEVAEREKRIELIEAAKAAERDAIRIKVQAEAERDAATNRAEAARLEAQGQADAEKLRAEADRVRFEVEAAGQRAINEAANILSMDQISLQTKLALLKVLPELVRESAKPMEAIDSIKIVQVDGLTQKTGAPGATIGNGGSGNLASDAVAAALAYRAQAPVLDGLMKELGLDGSSLSSLVSGPAGISPTMENSVAGGSAALDEDDLPDQSVGDGNPAPGGE; from the coding sequence ATGATGATCGCCAAGCTCTATCGTCGGGCGAGCAAGGAAGTCGCATTCGTTCGCACGGGTGTCGGCGGAGAAAAGGTCGTGATGAACGGCGGCGCCATGGTGCTCCCGGTCTTCCATGAAACCATGCCCGTGAACATGAACACGGTCGTATTGCCGGTTGTTCGACGGGATGCAGAGGCGCTGATTACACTGGATCGCCTGCGGATCGACGTAAAGGCTGAATTCTATGTTCGCGTTCGCCCCGATGCGGGCGCCATTGCCATGGCCGCGCAGACTTTGGGCCAGCGCACCATGCATCCCGAAGCGCTGAAGGATCTGGTCGAAGGCAAGTTTGTGGACGCACTCCGGTCGGTGGCGGCGGGGATGAGCATGAACGAGCTGCATGAACAGCGCGCCGAATTCGTGCAGAAAGTTCAGCAGGTCAGTTCAAGCGACCTGGCGATGAACGGGCTGGAACTGGAATCGGTTTCGCTGACCGGCCTCGATCAGACCAGCATTGAACATTTCAACGCCAACAATGCGTTTGACGCGGAAGGCCTTACCAAGCTCACCGAACAGATCGAGGCGCGCAAGAAGCTGCGCAACGATATCGAGATGGATACGCGCGTCCAGATCGAAACCAAGAATCTCGAAGCTGACAAGCGCAGTTTCGAAATCGGCCGCGACAATGAATTCGCCCGGCTGGAACAGGAACGCGAAGTGGAGACACGCCGCGCCTCGCAAATGGCGGAAATCGCGCGCGAACAGGCGGCCCGCAACCGCGAGGCGGAGGCGGCCCGGATCGAGGCCAAACGCGAGATCGACAGTCAGCAGATCGAAGCCGATCGTTCGGTCGAAGAATCCCGGATCGCCCAGCAGCAGGCGGTCGAGATTGCCCGCCAGGAACAGCAGATTGCGGTCCAGAACAAGAGCCGGGAAGAAAGCCAGGCAAAGTCTGAAGCCGATGCGGCGCGCGCCAAGGCCGTCGCGGCCGAGGAATCAGTCGCGACTTCGCGCGATACCGAAGTTGCTGAACGCGAAAAGCGTATCGAACTGATAGAGGCGGCAAAGGCTGCGGAACGCGATGCGATCCGGATCAAGGTGCAGGCGGAGGCGGAACGCGATGCTGCCACCAACCGCGCGGAAGCCGCCAGGCTGGAAGCGCAGGGGCAGGCCGATGCGGAGAAGCTTCGCGCCGAAGCGGACCGCGTGCGCTTTGAGGTGGAAGCGGCCGGCCAGCGCGCCATCAACGAAGCGGCGAATATCCTCTCGATGGATCAGATCTCGCTGCAGACCAAGCTTGCGCTGCTGAAGGTTCTGCCAGAACTGGTGCGTGAAAGCGCGAAGCCGATGGAAGCGATCGATTCCATCAAGATCGTCCAGGTGGACGGCCTTACCCAGAAAACCGGTGCGCCCGGCGCGACCATCGGCAATGGCGGCAGCGGCAATCTTGCCAGCGATGCCGTCGCCGCGGCCCTGGCCTATCGGGCGCAGGCCCCGGTTCTGGACGGGCTGATGAAGGAACTCGGCCTCGATGGAAGTTCGCTCAGCAGTCTCGTTTCCGGTCCGGCCGGCATTTCGCCGACAATGGAAAATTCCGTGGCGGGCGGAAGCGCTGCACTGGATGAAGACGACTTGCCCGATCAGAGTGTGGGGGATGGCAATCCGGCGCCCGGGGGCGAATAG
- a CDS encoding DUF4169 family protein has translation MAEIVNLRMARKARSRAQKARQSAENRAKFGESKIARLAHRKENERTDRTLDNAKLDHD, from the coding sequence ATGGCGGAAATCGTCAATTTGCGCATGGCGCGAAAAGCCAGAAGCCGTGCGCAAAAGGCCAGGCAATCGGCTGAAAACCGGGCAAAATTCGGCGAAAGCAAGATCGCAAGGCTTGCTCACCGAAAAGAGAACGAGCGCACTGACCGGACGCTCGACAATGCGAAGCTGGATCACGACTGA
- the greB gene encoding transcription elongation factor GreB, whose amino-acid sequence MKTASNPITPAGLAALKARYDHLLGKERPEIVEIVSWAAGNGDRSENGDYLYGRKRMREIDRELAHLAKRMKAAKVIVPSDQPDQSRVWFGALVTIADEDDQERELMLVGDDEQDPSANRIGWSAPIARALRGAAIGDLRTVRLPAGEKEWEVIAISYPG is encoded by the coding sequence ATGAAAACAGCTTCCAATCCCATTACGCCAGCCGGACTGGCCGCGCTGAAGGCGCGTTATGACCATCTGCTCGGGAAAGAGCGGCCGGAAATCGTGGAAATCGTCAGCTGGGCAGCCGGTAATGGCGACCGCAGCGAGAATGGCGATTATCTCTATGGCCGCAAGCGAATGCGAGAGATCGATCGCGAACTGGCGCATCTGGCAAAGCGGATGAAAGCGGCGAAGGTCATCGTTCCGTCCGACCAGCCGGACCAGTCGCGCGTATGGTTCGGGGCGCTCGTCACCATCGCGGATGAGGACGATCAGGAACGGGAACTGATGCTGGTTGGCGATGACGAACAGGATCCCTCGGCCAACAGGATAGGATGGAGCGCGCCCATCGCCCGCGCCCTGCGCGGTGCGGCCATCGGCGATCTGCGGACCGTGCGCCTCCCCGCCGGGGAGAAGGAATGGGAAGTGATCGCAATCAGCTATCCCGGCTGA
- a CDS encoding lytic transglycosylase domain-containing protein yields the protein MSHMLRTSMIAALLASACATSAPALANQGNEWDQARASLVAREPGRMVQAISRWAELSGNSKLSFTDYADFLLRYDDFPDQTRLRAYAENRLREEFVDNGALIAFFDKFPPVTNYARAHYALALMGSRPGEARAIAREAWRGGEMSDTAASSILAMYGQDFTQDDQDARMDALLWQRDREAAERQLPRTSGNRRAVFAARLAILQGGDGAVSAPEALSDPGYLYNRSRELRLEGRPQQAVAMLAERPLLTSIPFDQAAWVEELLNVARLGTARQAQRIAASVDDGFRSDADISDKGYSLRDDYTSLMWLGGTRALWELGDAANASPLFYRYGAAARTPQTRSKGFFWAGHAAKRAGDTDSAARYFEMAADYPDRFYGQLALAELGRSLPAFAEGPAYAPTEEERRAFMNAPLTAAVTEVARDAPWSQGIRFYRAIADRAETPGEHMLVAELARQIGRRDLAVNLFDSAEEDGVRGFTRIGFPTLVPPQGTDWTMVHAIARQESQFAENAISHAGARGLMQLMPATAREEAGKAGLTYMSASLIADPGYNVRLGSNHFERLYARYGSYPLAVAAYNAGPGNVNKWLRQNGDPRTGSIAWIDWIEQIPFFETKNYVQRVLENAVMYETLYPDKATKGRSRTLGEFLR from the coding sequence ATGTCGCACATGCTCCGCACCTCAATGATCGCCGCCCTCCTTGCATCCGCCTGTGCCACATCCGCGCCGGCCCTCGCCAATCAGGGCAATGAATGGGATCAGGCACGGGCAAGCCTTGTCGCGCGGGAACCGGGCCGCATGGTTCAGGCAATATCCCGCTGGGCGGAATTATCGGGCAATTCCAAGCTGTCCTTTACCGACTATGCCGATTTTCTGCTTCGCTATGACGATTTTCCCGATCAGACCCGCTTGCGGGCCTATGCTGAAAACCGACTGCGGGAAGAATTCGTCGATAATGGCGCCCTGATCGCCTTTTTCGACAAATTTCCGCCCGTCACCAATTATGCGAGAGCGCATTATGCGCTGGCCCTGATGGGCAGCCGCCCCGGCGAAGCGCGGGCCATTGCCCGCGAGGCATGGCGCGGCGGCGAGATGAGCGACACCGCGGCATCCTCGATTCTCGCGATGTATGGGCAGGATTTCACCCAGGATGATCAGGACGCGCGGATGGATGCACTGCTGTGGCAGCGCGACCGCGAGGCGGCCGAACGGCAATTGCCGCGCACTTCGGGCAATCGGCGGGCAGTCTTCGCCGCGCGTCTTGCCATATTGCAGGGCGGCGATGGCGCCGTTTCCGCGCCGGAAGCTTTATCCGACCCCGGATATCTCTATAATCGCAGCCGTGAATTGCGGCTCGAAGGCCGGCCGCAACAGGCCGTGGCCATGTTGGCGGAACGTCCGCTGCTGACTTCGATCCCCTTCGACCAGGCGGCCTGGGTCGAGGAATTGCTGAACGTCGCACGTCTGGGCACGGCGCGGCAGGCACAGCGTATCGCCGCTTCGGTGGACGATGGCTTCAGAAGCGATGCGGACATTTCTGACAAGGGATATTCACTGCGCGACGATTACACATCGCTGATGTGGCTGGGCGGAACGCGCGCCTTGTGGGAACTGGGCGATGCGGCCAACGCTTCCCCCCTCTTCTACCGCTATGGTGCAGCGGCACGCACGCCGCAGACCCGCTCGAAAGGCTTTTTCTGGGCCGGCCATGCGGCAAAGCGCGCCGGCGATACGGATAGTGCGGCGCGCTATTTCGAAATGGCGGCCGATTACCCGGATCGTTTCTATGGCCAGCTCGCCCTTGCGGAACTTGGCCGCAGCCTGCCGGCATTCGCGGAAGGGCCGGCCTATGCGCCGACTGAGGAAGAACGCCGCGCCTTCATGAACGCGCCGCTGACCGCCGCCGTCACCGAAGTTGCCCGTGATGCGCCCTGGAGCCAGGGCATCCGTTTCTACCGTGCCATTGCCGACCGGGCGGAAACGCCGGGCGAACATATGCTGGTGGCGGAACTGGCGCGGCAGATCGGCCGCAGGGATCTGGCAGTGAACCTGTTCGATTCCGCGGAAGAAGATGGCGTGCGCGGCTTCACCCGCATCGGCTTCCCCACTCTGGTGCCGCCACAGGGCACGGACTGGACAATGGTTCACGCCATCGCCCGGCAGGAAAGCCAGTTTGCCGAAAATGCGATCAGCCATGCCGGCGCGCGCGGCCTGATGCAGTTGATGCCCGCCACTGCCCGTGAAGAAGCCGGCAAGGCCGGACTGACCTATATGTCAGCCTCGCTGATTGCCGATCCGGGCTATAATGTCCGCCTTGGCAGCAATCATTTCGAACGGCTCTATGCCCGTTATGGCAGTTATCCGCTGGCGGTTGCCGCCTATAATGCCGGGCCGGGCAATGTGAACAAATGGCTGCGTCAGAACGGCGATCCGCGCACCGGCAGCATTGCCTGGATCGACTGGATCGAGCAGATCCCGTTCTTCGAAACGAAGAATTACGTCCAGCGCGTGCTGGAAAACGCCGTGATGTATGAAACGCTTTATCCCGACAAGGCGACCAAGGGCCGATCGCGCACGCTCGGCGAGTTCCTGCGCTAG
- the dapA gene encoding 4-hydroxy-tetrahydrodipicolinate synthase, whose amino-acid sequence MFSGSIPALATPFRDGAVDEAAFRRLVDWQIENGSSALVPCGTTGEASTLDNDEHHRVIGLCAEQAAGRVKIIAGCGSNDTQTALWHIKESTAAGADAVLIVAPYYNRPSQEGLLAHFSYLAERSVLPIVLYNVPGRTVTDISPDTVIELRRRFPEKIVAIKDASGDLARVTAHRLGAGADFCQLSGDDPLALAGYALGQVGCISVTANVAPRLCANFHAAAAAGDFDRARELHDRLFPLHRALFSDASPSPVKYALARLHDWLTDEVRLPIAPCSQPARQAVDAALTSVGLT is encoded by the coding sequence ATGTTCTCTGGCTCGATTCCGGCGCTTGCCACGCCTTTCCGCGATGGTGCGGTCGATGAAGCTGCCTTCCGACGCCTGGTGGACTGGCAGATCGAAAATGGCTCAAGCGCCCTTGTCCCCTGCGGGACGACAGGCGAAGCCTCCACTCTGGATAATGACGAACATCATCGGGTGATCGGCCTGTGCGCCGAACAGGCGGCGGGCCGGGTCAAGATCATCGCCGGCTGCGGCAGCAACGATACGCAGACCGCGCTCTGGCATATCAAGGAATCGACCGCGGCAGGCGCGGATGCGGTGCTGATCGTGGCGCCTTATTACAACCGGCCGAGCCAGGAAGGTCTGCTCGCCCATTTTTCCTATCTTGCCGAACGCAGCGTCCTGCCGATCGTGCTGTATAATGTGCCGGGCCGCACGGTTACGGACATTTCACCCGATACGGTGATCGAACTGCGCCGCCGTTTTCCGGAAAAGATCGTCGCCATCAAGGACGCCAGTGGCGATCTCGCGCGGGTGACGGCCCACAGGCTGGGTGCGGGGGCGGATTTCTGCCAGCTGTCGGGCGATGATCCGCTGGCCCTTGCCGGCTATGCACTGGGGCAGGTGGGCTGCATTTCGGTGACGGCCAATGTCGCCCCGCGCCTCTGTGCCAATTTCCATGCCGCCGCGGCCGCAGGTGATTTCGACCGCGCGCGCGAATTGCATGATCGCCTGTTCCCGCTCCACCGGGCATTGTTTTCCGATGCCAGCCCTTCGCCGGTCAAATATGCGCTGGCCAGGCTGCATGACTGGCTGACCGACGAAGTTCGCCTGCCCATTGCCCCCTGCAGCCAACCCGCCCGCCAGGCAGTGGATGCCGCCTTGACAAGCGTGGGGCTGACCTAG
- the smpB gene encoding SsrA-binding protein SmpB encodes MARPKPSTFDKQKTVAENRRARFDYFIEDTFEAGIALSGTEVKSLRFGEGSITESYAEIRGGEAWLINANIPEFSHGNRFNHEPKRPRKLLLHAREIERFVGAVERKGMTLVPLSIYFNSKGRAKVELALAKGKQTHDKRQSIKERDWKRDKARLMRERG; translated from the coding sequence ATGGCTCGTCCCAAACCCTCGACTTTCGACAAGCAGAAAACCGTTGCCGAGAATCGGCGTGCACGGTTCGACTATTTTATCGAGGATACGTTCGAGGCCGGGATCGCCCTGTCCGGCACTGAAGTGAAGAGCCTGCGCTTTGGCGAAGGTTCCATTACTGAAAGCTATGCCGAAATTCGCGGCGGGGAAGCATGGCTGATCAATGCCAACATTCCCGAATTCAGCCATGGCAACCGCTTCAATCACGAGCCGAAGCGGCCGCGCAAGCTGCTGCTCCATGCGCGCGAGATAGAGCGGTTTGTCGGCGCCGTGGAGCGCAAGGGCATGACGCTGGTTCCGCTCAGCATCTATTTCAATTCCAAGGGCAGGGCCAAGGTCGAACTCGCCCTGGCCAAGGGCAAGCAGACCCATGACAAACGCCAGTCGATCAAAGAACGCGACTGGAAGCGCGACAAGGCGCGCCTGATGCGCGAACGGGGATAA